From Actinoplanes oblitus, a single genomic window includes:
- a CDS encoding C1 family peptidase, translated as MVTLDHLTGSALSPIRALPRRICLADWIPGAVGDQGLYPLCTAAVVAGLGRYWANRTAGCSFEPSLLFNYRLSRRIAGKPDRNGSTVRHALAAWLSYGLVPEHRWPFTPDRVDVEPPAEVMVEGAALTAVTYGRLDGPEVTGETYLDQVRHAVARGLPTTIDFPLGASLLESLRSGVLTVPPDGEPVLGRHAVLVVGYDDDRGALRFRNNWGENWGDRGYGWMPYAFVRRGIARDSWVVLESPWQRPA; from the coding sequence GTGGTCACTCTCGATCACCTCACCGGCTCCGCGCTGTCGCCGATCCGGGCACTGCCACGCCGAATTTGCCTGGCCGACTGGATTCCCGGCGCAGTCGGTGACCAGGGCTTGTACCCGCTGTGTACCGCAGCCGTCGTGGCCGGCCTGGGCCGCTACTGGGCAAACCGGACAGCCGGCTGCTCCTTCGAGCCATCACTGCTGTTCAATTACCGCCTCTCGCGGCGCATCGCCGGAAAGCCGGATCGGAACGGTTCCACCGTACGACATGCGCTGGCGGCTTGGCTCAGCTACGGTCTCGTGCCCGAGCACCGCTGGCCGTTCACACCGGATCGCGTCGACGTTGAGCCGCCGGCGGAGGTCATGGTTGAGGGCGCGGCGCTGACCGCGGTGACTTATGGGCGTCTCGACGGTCCGGAAGTCACCGGAGAGACGTATCTGGACCAGGTGCGGCATGCTGTGGCCCGGGGTCTCCCGACGACCATCGACTTTCCGCTCGGCGCCTCGTTGCTGGAGTCGCTGCGAAGCGGCGTGTTGACTGTGCCTCCCGATGGGGAACCAGTCCTGGGACGGCACGCGGTGTTGGTTGTCGGCTACGACGATGACCGGGGTGCCCTCCGATTCCGGAACAATTGGGGAGAGAATTGGGGCGACCGCGGCTACGGATGGATGCCCTACGCCTTCGTGCGGCGCGGGATCGCCCGGGACAGCTGGGTGGTGCTCGAGTCGCCGTGGCAACGGCCGGCCTGA
- a CDS encoding TetR/AcrR family transcriptional regulator, which yields MEDKRIKRTRRQIHRALIELSHQVGFDAISVVDITSRAGIGRTTFYRHYSDKYELVEALISGLNRIFPIPGPDDDGDLAQPVVEEHLIEIFDHFARNARLYQALLIRHRSEWFTDLLNDRLNSVVLRLLNADCCLSQQSADRLRATAAWITGGLIGAVIYWLRDSGERPYRAIVQVCSDFTSQSFAHFPECRTGSGHPMSVRRTRGPRPLSGVA from the coding sequence ATGGAGGATAAGCGCATCAAGCGCACACGACGACAGATTCATCGCGCGCTCATCGAACTCAGCCATCAGGTGGGGTTTGACGCGATTTCAGTCGTGGACATCACGAGCAGGGCAGGCATCGGCCGCACCACGTTTTATCGCCACTACAGCGACAAGTACGAGCTGGTCGAGGCACTTATATCCGGCTTGAACAGGATCTTTCCGATTCCAGGCCCGGATGATGATGGAGATCTCGCTCAGCCTGTCGTGGAGGAGCATCTCATCGAGATATTCGACCACTTCGCCCGCAACGCGCGCCTCTATCAAGCATTGCTCATCCGCCATCGCAGCGAGTGGTTCACCGATCTGTTGAATGACCGGCTCAACAGCGTCGTACTGCGCCTGCTGAACGCGGACTGCTGCTTATCGCAACAGAGCGCGGATAGGCTCCGCGCAACCGCTGCGTGGATCACCGGCGGACTGATCGGTGCGGTTATTTACTGGCTACGTGATTCCGGCGAACGCCCCTATCGGGCCATTGTTCAGGTGTGCAGCGATTTCACGAGTCAGTCGTTCGCTCACTTCCCGGAATGTCGCACAGGAAGTGGACACCCGATGAGTGTCCGGCGCACGCGAGGCCCGCGCCCGTTGAGCGGCGTCGCTTGA
- a CDS encoding group II intron maturase-specific domain-containing protein codes for MLARLNQVTHGWANYFRHAVAKHTFHTLDRFTWHG; via the coding sequence GTGCTGGCCAGGCTCAACCAAGTCACGCACGGCTGGGCCAACTACTTCCGGCACGCCGTCGCCAAGCACACCTTCCACACCCTGGACCGGTTCACCTGGCACGGCTGA